From Mesomycoplasma dispar, a single genomic window includes:
- a CDS encoding inorganic diphosphatase, giving the protein MDKKIILVDIEISKGSNIKYELDPKTGKLVVDRILRGDFVYPANYGSIPKTLDWDGDALDILVYSNQEFLPGSQLNARLLGALEMIDDGEIDTKLIGVHHDDYRFEHINSLDDLPREWLDSIHYFFSNYKNWKRIGITKVSKFIDFKKSVEEYQTCLELFEKYKNLAKSDFLKLMQEKFPEKYQK; this is encoded by the coding sequence ATGGATAAAAAAATAATTTTAGTTGATATTGAGATTAGCAAAGGTTCAAATATCAAATACGAACTTGATCCAAAAACGGGAAAATTAGTTGTTGATCGAATTTTACGTGGTGATTTCGTCTACCCCGCAAATTATGGCAGCATCCCAAAAACTTTAGATTGAGATGGCGATGCTCTTGATATTTTAGTTTATTCAAATCAAGAATTTCTTCCTGGTTCACAACTAAATGCTCGACTTTTAGGTGCCCTTGAAATGATTGATGATGGCGAAATTGATACAAAATTAATCGGTGTTCATCATGATGACTATCGTTTTGAACATATAAATTCACTTGATGATTTACCTCGCGAATGACTAGATTCAATTCATTACTTTTTTAGTAATTACAAAAATTGAAAAAGAATTGGCATTACTAAAGTTTCAAAATTTATTGACTTTAAAAAATCAGTTGAAGAATATCAAACTTGTTTAGAACTATTTGAAAAATACAAGAATCTAGCAAAATCTGATTTTTTGAAATTAATGCAAGAAAAATTTCCTGAAAAATACCAAAAATAA
- a CDS encoding P97 family adhesin has product MVKKKNLIAGVSTGVVGVILFATTIGLVTRIRYTGENPRAELENLVSRVKNVAFKSDVFDNSATYKQIKAKLFDENGKLLPGIDLNKFISFYTTYNSKIRKFDVTFTPNKPFFEFVNLIPNDEDQSFELQFRAKHQLDNNYTAYSTILSKKITFAQRSQFALADFNANLEKITESFKQNIQNLRKKDLTRNFASQNISIVSQKIPSLTRVEDFASDINKSGTQEEAVEKISQYFPDFQKIIYELNDDRNNNLPFRKGKIFNFSLERHTGTNDFIALNANSEPSFLVKAELTNEAKFELKGLNIQQVQMLEKINLVPTTEKTNTDSNKDQQQETEKTPGQTEQTEADKENKDSKTEAKKASYFANLDDILAKISIRKLTFTDFKVAPGDTTPAAQAAASVAVSTTPEETPIIQQVSSTQFQEPQQAESTESSSPGAESSAPSGGNGSEASQSSGTTDSETAESPAAPKEKDAEAKFEELANKLTVKTKTANEFLDTLNEKLYSSKRGRAKAVADKINEELLIKPLSLDFGELKQYFPETNPQGVEFSLDITNAKVNKTKLEIPVDINLYSSFFGDSSNKFLKSRKDKLEIPWFKAESGSTAENQEQKQELDKKRKEFFFVNSLPENSPEIKAVAVNVDAQATVTEKKREEKIVSTTGYISKAELEKLIDDSSHQEIKDILSNRFQYGYDFKPTDSMLNAWVGKQKFPSLADLAEFKENKEIESEYKVKSLNSDKFFATESDVAAFYAYLANLEPAEVLQYLFEIAKSANLISESQKLDLKNVSEGDVFNAASSIEFNKSSDVYGLDFNGHIKSFEKRGWFSNLFLPKKIAEKFTKKETDSEIFEKINTIKEAKITEESGAAGSSGGSGGGTDNNDLYKEIREAAKKIEDSLKKVENNGILKIETPSSGQQQQQQPEPPISESVKKFYTANAHKLSNLRDLMLAFYVKAKELNNFRPWAKISEDLDYQLVFEKETGSNNDSNGLDVPSDAENYKLTYYYKITDKKSKKEEYSSPKTTLTLLVQKEGSFKNTEEKNKLNEAILRIPPSYSVIQLEKKEFDKLNIEQSESNSSSNKKAFEERKEFKEIQEIVKKFDPKLKVSVKSEEKDSFNPEKVKIILLQVSSGGEATDSSDTSGSEGQSLLKFKIRVELIEKKATIKEDDGNRTLEDQLKERMKLLLKPGEMLPGPGVPSLPQPPQLPSR; this is encoded by the coding sequence ATGGTGAAAAAAAAGAATTTAATTGCCGGAGTTTCGACCGGAGTTGTTGGAGTTATTTTATTTGCAACAACTATTGGTCTTGTAACTCGAATTCGCTATACAGGCGAAAATCCACGGGCGGAACTAGAAAATCTAGTTTCCCGTGTTAAAAATGTTGCTTTTAAATCTGATGTTTTTGACAATTCTGCCACGTACAAACAGATAAAAGCAAAACTTTTTGACGAAAATGGAAAATTATTACCTGGAATTGACTTAAATAAATTTATTTCGTTTTATACGACATATAATTCAAAAATTCGTAAATTTGATGTTACTTTTACGCCAAATAAGCCATTTTTTGAATTTGTCAACTTAATTCCAAACGATGAAGACCAAAGTTTTGAGCTTCAATTTCGCGCAAAACACCAACTTGATAACAATTACACCGCTTATTCAACCATTTTAAGTAAAAAAATTACTTTTGCCCAGCGTTCACAATTTGCGCTTGCCGATTTTAACGCAAATTTAGAGAAAATCACTGAAAGTTTTAAACAAAACATTCAAAACTTACGTAAAAAAGATTTGACTAGAAATTTTGCAAGTCAAAATATTTCAATAGTTAGTCAAAAAATTCCTTCACTTACGCGCGTTGAAGATTTTGCAAGTGATATTAACAAATCTGGGACACAAGAAGAAGCGGTAGAAAAAATTTCCCAATATTTTCCTGATTTTCAAAAAATTATTTACGAACTAAATGATGATCGAAATAACAATTTACCTTTTCGAAAAGGTAAAATTTTTAACTTTAGTTTAGAAAGACATACCGGAACTAATGATTTCATTGCTCTTAATGCAAATTCTGAACCAAGTTTTTTAGTAAAAGCTGAACTTACAAACGAAGCAAAATTTGAACTTAAAGGCCTAAACATCCAGCAAGTTCAAATGCTTGAAAAAATCAATTTAGTTCCTACAACTGAAAAAACCAATACAGATTCTAACAAAGATCAACAACAAGAAACTGAAAAAACACCAGGGCAAACTGAACAAACTGAAGCTGATAAAGAGAATAAAGATAGCAAAACTGAAGCAAAAAAAGCAAGTTATTTTGCTAATTTAGACGATATTTTAGCCAAAATATCAATAAGAAAACTAACATTTACTGACTTTAAAGTTGCCCCAGGGGATACAACTCCTGCCGCACAAGCAGCAGCAAGTGTGGCTGTTTCAACAACCCCAGAAGAAACTCCAATAATTCAGCAAGTAAGTTCTACTCAATTTCAAGAGCCGCAGCAAGCAGAAAGTACAGAATCTTCTTCTCCAGGCGCTGAAAGTTCAGCGCCGAGTGGCGGAAATGGTTCTGAAGCGTCACAAAGTTCTGGAACAACCGATTCTGAAACAGCAGAATCTCCTGCCGCACCTAAAGAAAAAGATGCAGAGGCTAAATTTGAAGAACTTGCAAATAAACTTACCGTTAAAACTAAAACTGCTAATGAATTTCTTGATACTTTAAATGAAAAACTTTATAGTTCAAAACGCGGGCGTGCAAAAGCTGTTGCGGATAAAATTAATGAAGAACTTTTAATAAAACCACTTTCACTTGATTTTGGTGAATTAAAGCAATATTTTCCAGAAACTAACCCGCAAGGTGTTGAATTTTCTTTAGATATTACAAATGCAAAAGTAAATAAAACTAAACTAGAAATTCCTGTAGATATTAATCTTTATTCAAGTTTTTTTGGTGATTCAAGTAATAAATTTCTAAAATCTAGAAAAGATAAACTAGAAATTCCGTGGTTTAAAGCAGAATCTGGATCAACTGCTGAAAATCAGGAACAAAAACAAGAATTAGATAAAAAACGTAAAGAGTTTTTCTTTGTTAATTCACTTCCAGAAAATTCGCCAGAAATTAAAGCAGTTGCGGTCAATGTTGATGCTCAAGCAACTGTTACTGAAAAAAAACGCGAAGAAAAAATTGTTTCAACAACTGGATATATTTCAAAAGCTGAACTTGAAAAATTAATTGACGATAGTTCTCACCAAGAAATAAAGGATATTTTATCTAATCGTTTTCAATATGGTTATGATTTTAAACCTACTGATTCGATGCTTAATGCTTGAGTTGGGAAACAAAAATTTCCTAGTTTAGCTGATTTAGCTGAATTTAAAGAAAATAAAGAAATTGAATCAGAATATAAAGTTAAATCTTTAAATTCTGATAAATTTTTTGCAACAGAATCAGATGTTGCTGCTTTTTATGCATATTTAGCTAATCTCGAACCTGCCGAAGTACTTCAATATCTTTTTGAAATTGCAAAATCAGCAAATCTAATTTCTGAATCTCAGAAATTAGATTTGAAAAATGTTAGCGAAGGTGATGTATTTAATGCTGCATCAAGTATTGAATTTAATAAATCAAGCGATGTTTATGGTTTAGACTTTAATGGTCATATAAAATCTTTTGAAAAAAGAGGTTGATTTTCTAACCTATTTTTACCAAAGAAAATTGCTGAAAAATTCACTAAAAAAGAAACTGATAGTGAAATTTTTGAGAAAATTAATACAATAAAAGAAGCGAAAATTACTGAAGAATCAGGTGCAGCAGGTTCTTCAGGCGGAAGTGGCGGCGGCACAGATAATAATGATTTATATAAAGAAATTCGTGAAGCTGCTAAAAAAATTGAAGATAGTTTAAAAAAAGTTGAAAACAATGGGATTCTAAAAATTGAGACACCATCTTCTGGGCAACAACAACAACAGCAACCAGAACCACCAATTAGTGAATCTGTTAAAAAATTTTATACAGCCAATGCTCATAAACTATCTAATCTAAGAGATTTAATGCTTGCTTTTTATGTAAAAGCTAAAGAATTAAACAATTTCCGTCCTTGAGCAAAAATTAGTGAGGATTTAGATTATCAACTTGTTTTTGAAAAAGAAACAGGTTCAAATAATGATAGCAATGGACTTGATGTTCCTAGTGATGCCGAAAATTACAAACTTACATATTATTACAAAATTACTGATAAAAAATCTAAAAAAGAAGAATATTCAAGCCCTAAAACAACTTTAACACTTTTAGTTCAAAAAGAAGGAAGTTTTAAAAATACTGAAGAAAAAAATAAACTAAATGAAGCAATTTTGAGAATTCCACCTTCATATTCAGTAATTCAACTAGAAAAAAAAGAATTTGATAAACTAAATATAGAACAAAGCGAATCAAATTCTTCTTCTAACAAAAAAGCCTTTGAAGAAAGAAAAGAATTTAAAGAAATTCAAGAGATTGTTAAAAAATTTGACCCTAAATTAAAAGTTTCTGTTAAATCTGAAGAAAAAGACAGTTTCAATCCTGAAAAAGTAAAAATAATTTTACTTCAAGTAAGTTCCGGGGGTGAAGCTACTGATTCATCTGATACTAGTGGTTCAGAGGGACAATCTTTATTAAAATTCAAAATTAGAGTTGAGTTAATTGAAAAGAAAGCTACTATCAAAGAAGATGATGGAAATCGAACTTTAGAAGATCAATTAAAAGAAAGAATGAAGTTGCTATTAAAACCAGGAGAAATGTTACCAGGACCAGGTGTACCATCATTGCCGCAACCGCCACAACTACCGTCACGTTAA
- a CDS encoding BMP family ABC transporter substrate-binding protein encodes MKKKIKWNKFLGLGLLSPVWVMGIAAACGEKSEEEQKPGNDQKQTPGTGDTQTKKITDVSKISGVVDSRKSEITTAKADASKHFAMNMAIVTADGTVNDNSFNQSSWEAVQQLSAITGGEKTSVDSKTSELGAKYSALVNTNKNVWLLSGFQHGDELAKWLAEPENKTAFTNKKILVIGIDWVDFKKVIPAGHFISLTYKTEESGWLAGYANASFMAKKFPNDANKRSAITVGGGAFASVTDFIAGYLAGIKAFNDKNPDKKTKITDNEIKINVGFEVNTTSKETLEGLAKKDSPTTLLAVGGPLTEIFSDAIASQSNRYLIGVDTDQSLVYTKTKNKFFTSILKNLGRSVFTVLSDLYTKKSDSKNLGGFELGKKSATVKLGFKDNFVDVAETSLQGEDKNHATEAISEAKKEFETKTKSVSAEQIRSTLGIPSMDDKQQEELNKLVTEINKTS; translated from the coding sequence ATGAAAAAAAAGATAAAATGAAATAAATTCCTCGGATTAGGATTGCTTTCCCCTGTTTGAGTTATGGGGATAGCAGCCGCTTGCGGGGAAAAAAGCGAAGAAGAGCAAAAACCTGGTAATGATCAAAAACAAACTCCTGGAACTGGAGACACACAAACTAAAAAAATCACTGATGTTTCAAAAATTTCAGGCGTAGTTGATTCACGTAAATCCGAAATTACCACTGCAAAAGCTGATGCAAGCAAACATTTTGCAATGAATATGGCAATTGTGACTGCTGATGGAACAGTTAATGATAATTCATTCAACCAATCAAGTTGAGAAGCGGTTCAGCAACTTTCAGCAATCACCGGTGGTGAAAAAACTTCAGTTGATAGTAAAACTTCTGAATTAGGCGCTAAATATAGCGCGCTAGTCAACACCAACAAAAATGTTTGACTTCTTTCTGGATTTCAACACGGTGATGAATTGGCAAAATGATTAGCTGAACCTGAAAACAAAACCGCTTTTACTAATAAAAAAATTCTTGTTATCGGTATTGATTGAGTTGATTTCAAAAAGGTAATTCCTGCTGGACATTTTATTAGTTTAACATACAAAACTGAAGAATCTGGATGACTTGCAGGGTATGCAAATGCTTCATTTATGGCAAAAAAATTCCCAAATGATGCAAATAAAAGATCAGCAATCACTGTAGGTGGTGGTGCTTTTGCTTCCGTAACCGATTTTATCGCTGGTTATTTAGCGGGAATTAAAGCATTTAATGACAAAAATCCAGATAAAAAAACAAAAATTACCGATAATGAAATCAAAATTAATGTTGGTTTTGAAGTTAATACAACTTCAAAAGAAACTCTTGAAGGACTTGCAAAAAAAGATTCACCAACAACATTGTTAGCAGTTGGCGGTCCGCTTACTGAAATTTTTTCAGATGCAATTGCAAGCCAATCAAATCGTTATCTAATTGGAGTTGACACTGACCAATCTTTAGTTTATACAAAAACTAAAAATAAATTTTTCACCTCAATTTTGAAAAATTTAGGTCGTTCAGTATTTACTGTTCTTAGCGATTTATATACTAAAAAATCAGATTCAAAAAATTTAGGTGGATTTGAATTGGGTAAAAAAAGTGCTACTGTAAAATTAGGATTTAAAGATAATTTCGTTGATGTTGCTGAAACTTCATTACAAGGTGAAGATAAAAATCACGCAACCGAAGCAATTTCAGAGGCTAAAAAAGAATTTGAAACAAAAACTAAATCAGTTTCTGCTGAACAAATTCGTTCAACACTAGGAATTCCAAGTATGGACGACAAACAGCAAGAAGAATTAAACAAACTTGTAACAGAAATTAACAAAACTTCATAG
- the whiA gene encoding DNA-binding protein WhiA encodes MKKDKKEMTFSQKTKLEILANRLSRQKFYSLLKGLIFSASKFDDPNFFTIRINKIEISTKLREIFTFYKLDFSNSKLNKNWICVEKKLLKIEKTPKNIQYFFAGIFIGGGSISPLESKTYHLEISFLEKEKCEKVLSILNQNQLEFTFRQIFHRKRFKLYLKKVNEIVYFLMAIGALEQATRLEILRIERDHYLNANRITNFDIKNAKKISDSSANFIKKWNLIQENKLVSFFSEKQITFFLTRKENPELSLQEISQILKKKYNISITKPGLNYWLSKVDKILIKNLLIENK; translated from the coding sequence GTGAAAAAAGATAAAAAAGAAATGACTTTTAGTCAAAAAACTAAACTCGAAATTCTTGCAAACCGTTTATCGCGCCAAAAATTTTATTCATTATTAAAAGGTTTAATTTTTAGCGCTTCAAAATTTGATGATCCAAATTTTTTTACCATTAGAATCAATAAAATTGAGATTTCAACAAAATTACGTGAAATTTTTACTTTTTATAAATTAGATTTTTCTAATTCTAAATTAAATAAAAATTGAATTTGTGTTGAAAAAAAATTATTAAAAATTGAAAAAACACCAAAAAATATCCAATATTTTTTTGCTGGGATTTTTATTGGTGGCGGTTCAATTTCGCCACTTGAATCAAAAACTTATCATTTAGAAATTTCTTTTTTGGAAAAAGAAAAATGTGAAAAAGTATTAAGTATTTTAAACCAAAATCAACTAGAATTTACTTTTCGGCAAATTTTTCATCGTAAGCGTTTTAAACTCTATTTAAAAAAAGTTAATGAAATTGTTTATTTTTTAATGGCAATTGGCGCGCTTGAGCAAGCAACGCGTCTAGAAATTTTAAGAATTGAACGTGATCATTATCTTAACGCGAATCGGATAACTAACTTTGATATAAAGAATGCTAAAAAAATAAGTGATTCTTCAGCCAATTTCATTAAAAAATGAAATTTAATTCAAGAAAATAAATTAGTTTCATTTTTTAGTGAAAAACAAATAACTTTTTTTCTTACAAGGAAGGAAAATCCCGAATTAAGTTTGCAAGAAATTTCCCAAATTTTAAAAAAGAAGTATAATATTAGTATAACAAAACCCGGTTTAAATTATTGACTTTCTAAAGTAGACAAGATATTAATTAAAAATTTATTAATAGAGAACAAATAG
- a CDS encoding P110/LppT family adhesin N-terminal domain, with translation METNNEKIKNPKSIVSLGFSITAIVTTIIAVPIGLTIFERSYGSQVYGNVDKNQVVNLKTEATFSEEDFINAVNNLKIFDKYKNLSAKTALALAKNPSYSFNFLQAFDFSPITKHRFRVVLNIENASVSGSEVKNVVVFAHSDQLKLTYSKKTDLKGFAASDASDGNLVNFQIDLAKSSLSVSGSKSANLTASEVAFKVDNDFQTAYKKTRSLSQAFSDASLENGLSYNLVNNLGLPTILEKGYVLAPKTSVNEKAKQEKLVKIGEEDNKRVEKLLKVQNLVFKNLDDKNGTLSITFELFDPSGKLIKEFDFPITGIKKLEYDVEKAEKDILAKVKEFVQVKPFVQIALVRDNLSLAETVYKTDNNPTNLAKVLAKSAKTETPKSEKTPVSVKNFQDNGQTGGSDNNSGTSTGQTEEQKEKEKPKTDSETKTPGKSAETEKVEINREDFSSFFELKSKLIEIPEFKGYFVEISSVDFAKNLSQEEKDKLLKDHQVSLDVNFSIKKQLDIQAPYLESEFVKSNYSPVLKTSVTKIGKGNNSKLVLLDLGSFKTNIKVQVDYNKYERKLLEVALKQNPNVDLPNLDKINLKDPEFKEFNPLITTVEFKKNPNGEKLTLGRVKSLIEEIVNDAKKNKTFEDVARKLFFLDSGKHPRDLEELDKYKKLHADKFKSQTEKETKPTEETAKPPVSSENGSQNPGTQSTQSPAPQQPAATTAQTTSSSAVVTKFADTKETTKKDSIDKKSDSSSEGLGLKLWSFLQKSNYSSDFGNVDITYNVSQKSNEQIDVELNINQKDSTPVGKAVFSVKKLVDDQGFDFLMKHNPVVFFDFRTKNLTAKKISSLNSEKIKIDVNPKNESESPEGSWPGNSFDFTANPNILTPEGVVINKAIKFGEGKQKSLKKGLILLAFTIPRLNNNQKHYLLSSKQGKGLFIVKTNLDSQQKIMIGLDQYGQSTENGVVGLISGFQGTASGLYNIDLQKGKVENDKNSPIDFETFSQKNISLTSQPKNFDLIKEGDLLFLSIFRDGDKYEFSLSSEKSNYELQKITSKLNLEAYKGSYAYDLDWSFLGPTPTPRIIEESTPFSSHDMSHNVQSLSMPNSFPSYVPSGPPPLIVASGFAVYDSEEIIKDRETVNKLTDNFIRHFKNKK, from the coding sequence ATGGAAACAAATAATGAAAAGATAAAAAATCCCAAGTCAATTGTGTCGTTGGGATTTTCAATTACTGCAATTGTCACCACAATTATTGCTGTTCCAATTGGTCTTACAATTTTTGAAAGATCTTATGGATCTCAAGTTTACGGAAATGTTGATAAAAATCAAGTTGTTAATTTAAAAACAGAGGCAACTTTTTCTGAAGAAGATTTTATTAACGCTGTTAATAATTTGAAAATTTTTGATAAATACAAAAATTTATCAGCAAAAACGGCACTGGCTTTAGCAAAAAACCCTTCGTATTCTTTCAACTTTTTACAGGCTTTTGATTTTTCACCAATAACAAAACACAGATTCCGTGTAGTTTTGAACATCGAAAACGCTTCAGTTTCTGGTTCAGAAGTGAAAAATGTTGTTGTTTTTGCGCACTCAGATCAGTTAAAACTGACTTATTCAAAAAAAACTGACCTTAAAGGTTTTGCTGCAAGTGATGCTTCTGATGGAAATTTAGTTAATTTCCAAATTGACCTTGCAAAGTCAAGTTTAAGTGTTTCTGGTTCAAAAAGCGCAAATTTAACTGCATCTGAGGTTGCTTTTAAAGTTGATAATGACTTTCAAACCGCTTACAAAAAAACTCGTTCACTTTCACAAGCTTTTTCCGATGCTTCGCTTGAAAATGGATTAAGTTATAATTTAGTTAACAATTTAGGACTTCCAACAATTTTGGAAAAAGGTTATGTTTTAGCACCAAAAACTTCAGTAAATGAAAAAGCTAAACAAGAAAAACTGGTAAAAATTGGCGAAGAAGATAACAAAAGAGTTGAAAAACTTTTAAAGGTTCAGAATTTGGTTTTCAAAAACCTTGATGATAAAAATGGAACACTTTCAATAACTTTTGAATTGTTTGATCCATCTGGAAAATTAATCAAAGAATTCGATTTTCCGATCACCGGAATCAAAAAATTAGAATACGATGTTGAAAAAGCTGAAAAAGATATTCTTGCAAAAGTTAAAGAATTTGTCCAAGTCAAACCTTTTGTGCAAATCGCTTTAGTTCGTGATAATTTATCTTTAGCCGAAACAGTTTATAAAACTGACAATAATCCAACAAATTTAGCTAAAGTTTTAGCAAAATCAGCTAAAACTGAAACACCAAAATCAGAAAAAACTCCTGTTTCAGTAAAAAATTTCCAGGATAATGGTCAAACAGGTGGTTCTGATAATAATTCTGGAACTTCAACTGGGCAAACTGAAGAACAAAAAGAAAAAGAAAAACCTAAAACTGATAGTGAAACAAAAACACCTGGAAAATCTGCTGAAACTGAAAAAGTTGAAATAAATCGCGAAGATTTTTCAAGTTTTTTTGAACTTAAATCAAAATTAATTGAGATTCCCGAATTTAAAGGTTATTTTGTTGAAATATCTTCAGTGGATTTTGCCAAAAATTTAAGTCAAGAAGAAAAAGATAAACTTTTAAAAGATCATCAAGTTTCACTTGATGTTAATTTTAGTATAAAAAAACAACTTGATATTCAAGCACCTTATCTTGAAAGCGAATTCGTTAAATCAAATTATTCTCCAGTTTTAAAAACATCAGTCACAAAAATTGGAAAAGGTAATAATTCCAAATTAGTTTTACTTGATTTAGGAAGTTTTAAAACCAATATTAAAGTTCAAGTTGATTATAACAAATACGAAAGAAAACTTTTGGAAGTTGCACTTAAACAAAATCCGAATGTCGATCTTCCTAATTTAGATAAAATTAATCTAAAAGATCCTGAATTTAAAGAGTTTAATCCTTTAATAACAACTGTTGAATTTAAGAAAAATCCTAATGGCGAAAAATTAACATTAGGTCGCGTTAAATCTTTAATAGAAGAAATTGTTAACGATGCAAAAAAAAATAAAACTTTTGAAGATGTTGCAAGAAAATTATTCTTTTTAGATTCAGGTAAACACCCTCGAGATTTAGAAGAACTTGATAAATATAAAAAACTTCATGCTGATAAATTCAAAAGTCAAACTGAAAAAGAAACAAAACCAACTGAAGAAACTGCAAAACCTCCTGTTTCTTCGGAAAATGGATCACAAAATCCTGGCACACAAAGCACTCAATCTCCAGCACCACAACAACCTGCAGCAACTACTGCACAAACAACTTCTTCATCAGCAGTTGTGACTAAATTTGCTGATACTAAAGAAACAACTAAAAAAGATTCAATTGATAAAAAATCAGATTCATCTTCTGAAGGTTTGGGATTAAAACTTTGAAGTTTCCTACAAAAATCTAACTATTCCTCTGATTTTGGAAATGTGGATATAACTTATAATGTTAGTCAAAAATCAAATGAACAAATTGATGTTGAACTCAATATTAATCAAAAAGATTCAACTCCGGTTGGAAAAGCAGTGTTTTCAGTTAAAAAATTAGTTGATGACCAAGGTTTTGACTTCTTAATGAAACATAATCCAGTTGTGTTTTTTGATTTTAGGACAAAAAACTTAACAGCCAAAAAAATTTCTTCGCTTAATAGCGAAAAAATTAAAATTGATGTTAATCCAAAAAATGAAAGCGAATCACCCGAAGGATCTTGACCTGGTAACTCTTTCGATTTCACAGCTAACCCTAATATTTTGACTCCTGAAGGAGTTGTTATTAATAAGGCAATAAAATTTGGTGAAGGTAAGCAAAAATCACTTAAAAAAGGCCTTATTTTACTTGCGTTTACTATCCCTCGTCTTAATAATAATCAAAAACATTATTTACTTTCTTCAAAACAAGGAAAAGGCTTATTTATTGTTAAAACCAACCTTGATTCGCAACAAAAAATTATGATTGGACTTGATCAATACGGGCAATCTACTGAAAACGGAGTTGTAGGTTTAATCTCAGGTTTTCAAGGAACCGCGTCAGGGCTTTATAATATTGATCTCCAAAAAGGAAAAGTGGAAAACGATAAAAATTCTCCAATTGATTTTGAAACTTTTAGTCAAAAAAATATCAGTTTAACTAGTCAACCAAAAAATTTTGACTTAATAAAAGAAGGCGATTTATTATTTTTATCAATTTTTCGCGATGGAGACAAATACGAATTTTCTTTAAGTTCTGAAAAATCTAATTACGAACTGCAAAAAATAACATCAAAATTAAATTTAGAAGCTTATAAAGGATCTTATGCTTATGATCTTGATTGAAGTTTTCTAGGACCAACCCCAACCCCAAGAATAATAGAAGAATCAACTCCATTTAGTTCACATGATATGTCTCATAATGTTCAATCTTTATCAATGCCCAACTCCTTCCCATCTTACGTGCCATCCGGACCTCCACCATTAATAGTCGCTTCTGGTTTTGCAGTCTATGACTCTGAAGAGATTATTAAAGACCGGGAAACTGTTAATAAATTGACTGATAATTTTATTAGACATTTTAAAAATAAAAAATAA
- a CDS encoding MAG0110 family membrane protein — MENKKITYNERDFKAYSRSTIYIQKQTNRLLSFSLLWLGVAILFIGLITFAILSIEPLFSFYLRIALSITSNAVTIIASVLLLIGINWGISHYISKRALAEKPSTFFLFFLFLVFVLANSSLLPMFFTFQIWLGNSHYIMIAIGGAGGLMTLIGLLGHFKVINFGKILPLLMIGFLIELALGIATYFIFSSVLEVLYSLTGITVTLGMIGYQFWLIRNQSSQILAFYDDEAEIKRVFIRIAIWNALTLYVSFIRLILFIIRLLNSRF, encoded by the coding sequence ATGGAAAATAAGAAAATTACCTACAATGAACGTGATTTCAAGGCTTATAGTAGATCTACAATTTACATTCAAAAACAAACAAATAGATTGTTATCTTTTTCTTTACTTTGATTAGGTGTTGCAATACTTTTTATTGGTTTAATCACCTTTGCAATTTTGTCAATTGAACCACTTTTTAGTTTTTATCTCAGAATTGCGCTTTCAATTACATCAAATGCAGTAACAATTATTGCTTCTGTTTTGTTATTAATTGGAATAAATTGAGGAATATCGCATTATATTAGCAAGAGAGCATTAGCAGAAAAGCCATCAACATTTTTTTTATTTTTTCTTTTTTTAGTTTTTGTACTTGCAAATTCCTCTTTATTGCCAATGTTTTTTACCTTTCAAATATGACTTGGTAATTCTCACTACATAATGATTGCAATCGGTGGTGCTGGTGGATTAATGACTTTAATTGGTTTGCTTGGACATTTTAAAGTTATTAATTTTGGAAAAATTTTACCTTTACTAATGATTGGTTTTCTAATCGAACTTGCACTTGGAATTGCAACATATTTTATTTTCTCTTCAGTTTTAGAAGTTTTATATTCACTAACCGGAATTACTGTCACTTTAGGAATGATCGGGTATCAATTCTGACTAATCCGTAACCAATCAAGTCAAATTCTTGCTTTTTACGATGATGAAGCCGAAATCAAACGTGTTTTTATAAGAATTGCGATTTGAAACGCGCTAACTTTATATGTTTCATTTATCCGTTTAATTTTATTCATAATAAGACTTTTAAATTCAAGATTTTAA